From a single Pelmatolapia mariae isolate MD_Pm_ZW linkage group LG20, Pm_UMD_F_2, whole genome shotgun sequence genomic region:
- the nars1 gene encoding asparagine--tRNA ligase, cytoplasmic, with product MATEITKGVEQISVGELYVSDKCGSDQDGDGTEQKPFKTPLKALFFAGKEPFPTIFVESQKEGERWAVISKTQMKNAKKAFNREQIKNDAKEKKEAEDNERREKNLEEAKKIVIKNDPSLPEAEAVKIHRLQEKRGQRVKVFGWVHRLRRQGKNLMFLVLRDGTGFLQCVLSDQLCQCYNGLVLSTESTVAIYGTVTAVPEGKQAPGGHELHGDYWELVGLAPAGGADNLLNEESDVDVQLNNRHMLIRGENVSKILRVRSTVTQCFRDHFFSRGYYEITPPTLVQTQVEGGSTLFNLNYFGEQAYLTQSSQLYLETCIPALGDTFCIAQSYRAEQSRTRRHLSEYTHIEAECPFITFEDLLNRLEDLVCDVVDRVLKSPAAELLYDINPNFKPPKRPFKRMNYSEAIEWLREHDVKKDDGTYYEFGEDIPEAPERLMTDTINETILLCRFPAEIKSFYMQRCTEDKRLTESVDVLMPNVGEIVGGSMRIWDAEELLEGYKREGIDPTPYYWYTDQRKYGTCPHGGYGLGLERFLTWLLNRHHIRDVCLYPRFIQRCRP from the exons ATGGCGACGGAGATAACGAAAGGTGTGGAACAGATCTCAGTAG GTGAGCTGTATGTGTCAGATAAATGTGGCAGCGACCAAGACGGAGATGGCACGGAGCAGAAACCCTTCAAAACTCCTCTCAAG GCTTTGTTCTTTGCTGGAAAGGAGCCGTTCCCCACCATCTTTGTAGAGTCCCAGAAGGAGGGAGAG CGCTGGGCGGTGATCTCTAAGACGCAGATGAAGAACGCAAAGAAGGCTTTTAACCGCGAGCAGATAAAGAACGATGCCAAAGAAAAGAAGGAG GCCGAGGACAACGAGAGGAGAGAGAAGAACCTGGAAGAAGCCAAGAAGATCGTGATTAAGAACGATCCCAGCCTGCCTGAGGCTGAAGCA GTTAAAATCCATCGTCTCCAAGAAAAGAGAGGCCAGAGGGTCAAAGTGTTTGGATGGGTTCACCGCCTCAGGAGGCAGG GGAAGAACCTGATGTTCCTTGTGCTGAGAGATGGCACCGGTTTCCTCCAGTGTGTCCTCTCCGATCAGCTG TGCCAGTGCTACAACGGCTTGGTTTTGTCCACAGAGAGCACGGTGGCTATTTATGGGACCGTCACTGCAGTTCCTGAGGGAAAGCAG GCGCCCGGAGGCCACGAGCTGCACGGCGACTACTGGGAGCTGGTTGGCTTAGCTCCGGCGGGCGGGGCCGACAACCTACTGAACGAAGAGTCGGACGTGGATGTCCAGCTGAACAACCGACACATGCTGATCAGAGGAGAGAACGTCTCCAAGATCCTCCGAGTCCGATCCACGGTCACACAGTGCTTCAGGGACCACTTCTTCAGCCGTGGATACTACGAG ATCACTCCTCCGACTCTGGTGCAGACTCAGGTGGAGGGCGGCTCCACGCTCTTTAACCTCAACTACTTTGGCGAGCAGGCGTACCTGACGCAGTCCTCTCAGCTCTACCTGGAGACCTGCATACCTGCCTTGGGCGACACCTTCTGTATCGCCCAGTCGTATCGGGCCGAGCAGTCTCGCACCCGCAGACATCTTTCTGA ATACACTCACATCGAGGCGGAGTGTCCCTTCATTACATTCGAGGACCTGCTGAACAGACTTGAGGACCTGGTGTGTGACGTGGTGGACCGAGTGCTCAAATCTCCCGCCGCAGAGCTGCTCTACGACATCAACCCT AACTTCAAACCCCCGAAGAGGCCGTTCAAGAGGATGAACTACAGCGAAGCCATCGAGTGGCTCAGAGAGCATGATGTCAAGAAGGACGACGGCACCTACTATGAGTTCGGAGAG GACATCCCCGAGGCTCCAGAGAGGCTGATGACTGACACCATCAACGAGACCATCCTGCTCTGTCGTTTCCCGGCCGAGATCAAATCTTTCTACATGCAGCGCTGCACCGAGGACAAACGCCTCACCGAGTCG GTCGACGTGTTGATGCCAAACGTTGGCGAGATCGTGGGAGGGTCGATGCGTATCTGGGACGCTGAAGAGCTGCTGGAGGGATACAAGAGGGAGGGAATCGACCCGACTCCATACTACTGGTACACAGACCAG aggaAGTATGGCACGTGTCCTCACGGCGGTTATGGTCTGGGTCTGGAGCGTTTCCTCACCTGGCTGCTGAACAGACACCACATCAGAGACGTCTGCCTGTACCCGCGATTCATCCAGCGCTGCCGACCCTGA